In Oscarella lobularis chromosome 18, ooOscLobu1.1, whole genome shotgun sequence, the following proteins share a genomic window:
- the LOC136197808 gene encoding uncharacterized protein, with the protein MIAYRRSDVVRNYGERKDNGSFSGRFCGVDSEEHHVIHNNDFSHSWSRLRRAVPARHTCPIALVADHKFYQTLGGRSFSGTINFMVSVLQHPRAQRRIVRVIPPLSDSSTMNVEASADSATLERAASPKATRALVDAIESDRATNTALERAERRRRESADDASTANRCSAFAIYGMYMYARRRGEKARIV; encoded by the exons ATGATCGCCTATAGGAGATCGGACGTCGTGCGCAATTACGGCGAAAGAAAGGATAACGGAAG TTTCTCTGGTCGTTTCTGTGGAGTCGACTCGGAAGAGCATCACGTAATTCATAATAACG ATTTTTCTCACTCGTGGTCGCGACTTCGGCGCGCCGTTCCCGCGCGACACACGTGCCCCATCGCACTCGTCGCCGATCACAAATTTTATCAGACTCTCGGTGGACGAAGTTTTTCTGGGACCATCAATTTTATGGTATCCGTGCTTCAACACCCGCGCGCCCAGCGGAGAATAGTACGGGTAATCCCACCGCTCTCCGATTCATCGACCATGAACGTCGAAGCGAGCGCCGATTCGGCCACGCTAGAGCGCgcggcgtcgccgaaagcgacgcgcgcgctcgtcgacgcgatcgagagcgatcgcgcgacgaatACTGCATTGGAACGCGccgagcgacgtcggcggGAAAGCGcggacgacgcgtcgacggccaATCGTTGCTCAGCGTTCGCCATCTACGGTATGTACATGTACGCTCGCCGAAGAGGCGAGAAGGCGCGCATTGTCTAG
- the LOC136197797 gene encoding uncharacterized protein has protein sequence MKSAGKRGRRVDGQSLLSVRHLRYMYARRSGEKARIVAHAVSDGTDLSRDLCTKFICSPMASSLADLCTRSLCRTDYEISSFPFPSIAERILLHSSSPRRLPLPVANALFDGLARRGKLTERILRLFLDRDRAMVTSLPLIGLRSIPRDDGETTFVRRLRQQAFLCRVDVSFSHCVGELSVSLVSAFADTCKDTLLSFSASHVTGDLGISRLKDFTRLRHVDLSYTSATPSDINAVCGSLSQLRHLDVSGTDVSWYHVFGSARGLDQLEYLGMSDLVFLTLDEWTLVSQPYFSTRWITDFFLVTTRLSALNISGVNIKGLPLDESILSAAFHEIVTGARSLTHLETSFPELPEVVAGLQLGNLFDQMKYLAYYRAVTSIPDILLNAGCPRFFCSSSSMSYGLHYSRAMYVNNVDFVTLALKGGPSFWVTVLRIPWLFDQCTLSSLDAADHRDLRSVMSAAVAVARFKLFRVTGSSADAEPFLTDVICLRTEHRAYCLLCSKPFRLGLGCFIQLGTIRRNSFAGDFFESDSLIKELWDQMIESCLEAALNQPAVFRHDRNDEILSALCAALFVTFPRPPLRFAVLTFFLNALTGKETGTRRLSTCQKCADDGRLPMSVALKSIFESLSDKERCGLALGKNWLAPVRDHVEAIGTEMETSSLVAVYRNDIDRVSLSTSRIPLLHRLFLDILYYISRDLPDVQRRLVQDSNLLTLLEHQGRLDAASSLRLLIILAENESLRHHLLSKSSLQMLLECHPCFETSYLTCLLLLCDDAHWPVNVLSKDAMAYRMISLRGDMLTSSLAEDTQRYRYSSNTVALLQDMARRTDVPPVGWFGMHVLSRMDQRVQINPACIYGSNI, from the coding sequence ATGAAATCGGCGGGAAAGCGcggacgacgcgtcgacggccaATCGTTGCTCAGCGTTCGCCATCTACGGTACATGTACGCTCGCCGAAGCGGCGAGAAGGCGCGCATTGTAGCGCACGCTGTGAGTGACGGGACGGATCTTAGCAGGGATCTCTGTACCAAGTTCATCTGTTCTCCAATGGCATCAAGTCTTGCCGATTTGTGCACGAGAAGCCTTTGCCGAACGGACTACGAGATCTCCTCGTTTCCATTTCCATCGATCGCCGAGAGAATCCTTctccactcgtcgtcgccgcgtcgactgCCTCTTCCGGTCGCCAACGCGCTCTTCGACGGCTTGGCGCGACGAGGAAAACTGACGGAGAGAattcttcgccttttcctcgatcgcgatcgagcgatggtgacgtcacttcctcTCATTGGTCTCCGATCGATTCCTCGTGATGACGGAGAGACGACTTTcgtgcgtcgtcttcgacagcAAGCGTTCCTATgtcgcgtcgacgtatcGTTCAGTCATTGCGTCGGCGAACTTTCCGTGTCGCTTGTGAGCGCCTTTGCCGACACGTGCAAAGACAcgttgctttcgttttcggctagtcacgtgaccggTGATCTTGGTATTTCGCGACTGAAAGACTTCACGCGATTGCGTCACGTCGATCTTAGCTACACGTCGGCAACGCCGAGCGACATCAACGCCGTGTGTGGCTCCTTGTCTCAGTTGCGTCATCTCGACGTATCCGGCACTGACGTTAGTTGGTATCACGTCTTTGGTTCGGCGCGAGGACTCGATCAATTGGAGTACCTTGGCATGAGCGATTTGGTATTTTTGACATTAGACGAGTGGACGCTTGTCTCTCAACCCTACTTCAGCACTCGATGGATAAccgatttctttttggtTACCACTAGGTTGTCTGCGCTCAACATTTCAGGAGTTAATATTAAGGGATTGCCATTAGACGAGTCTATTCTTTCAGCTGCATTTCATGAAATTGTCACTGGGGCACGGTCATTGACTCATCTTGAAACGAGTTTTCCAGAACTCCCTGAAGTTGTAGCTGGATTGCAGCTCGGCAATCTATTTGACCAAATGAAGTATTTGGCTTATTATAGGGCCGTCACATCGATTCCGGATATTCTTTTGAACGCTGGGTGTCCTCGCTTTTTCtgcagtagtagtagtatgTCTTATGGGTTACATTATTCAAGAGCGATGTACGTGAATAACGTCGATTTTGTGACGCTGGCTCTGAAAGGCGGACCGTCCTTTTGGGTGACTGTTCTGAGAATTCCGTGGTTATTTGATCAATGCACGTTGTCGTCATTGGATGCAGCCGATCATCGTGACCTTCGGAGCGTTATGTCGgccgctgtcgccgtcgcccgcTTCAAACTATTTCGCGTCACCGGCTCCAGCGCCGACGCCGAGCCGTTTTTGACGGACGTTATTTGTCTGAGAACAGAGCACAGGGCGTATTGTCTCCTATGTTCAAAACCGTTTAGGCTGGGACTCGGCTGTTTCATTCAACTCGgaacgattcgtcgcaaCTCCTTTGCCggtgatttttttgaatctGATTCGTTGATAAAGGAACTGTGGGATCAGATGATTGAATCCTGTTTAGAAGCGGCTCTCAATCAACCTGCCGTTTTTCGACACGACAGGAATGATGAAATCCTGTCTGCATTGTGCGCTGCGCTTTTCGTTACTTTTCCTCGACCTCCTCTTCGGTTCGCTGtcttgacgttttttctgaACGCGCTAACTGGAAAGGAAACTGGAACGCGACGTCTTTCCACTTGCCAAAAATGCGCTGATGACGGCAGGCTGCCTATGTCGGTGGCACTAAAGTCGATTTTTGAGTCTCTTTCCGACAAAGAGCGTTGTGGGCTTGCGCTAGGAAAGAACTGGCTTGCTCCTGTGCGCGATCACGTGGAGGCGATAGGCACAGAAATGGAAACATCATCGCTGGTTGCTGTTTATCGCAACGATATAGATCGAGTATCTCTTTCTACTAGTAGAATTCCTCTTCTCCATCGCCTTTTCTTGGACATCCTCTACTACATATCCCGCGATCTGCCGGATGTGCAGCGGCGTTTGGTTCAAGACAGTAATCTGTTGACACTTCTGGAGCACCAGGGAAGATTAGATGCTGCATCATCTCTGAGGCTGCTGATTATTCTAGCTGAGAACGAGTCTCTGAGACATCATCTGCTTTCGAAGTCATCGTTGCAGATGCTCCTTGAATGCCATCCCTGTTTCGAGACCAGCTATCTTACTTGTCTACTTCTGCTGTGTGATGACGCTCATTGGCCGGTGAATGTGCTTTCTAAGGACGCAATGGCTTACAGAATGATTTCATTGCGCGGCGACATGTTGACATCTTCTTTAGCCGAGGACACTCAGCGCTACAGGTATTCAAGCAATACTGTTGCACTTCTACAAGATATGGCTCGACGAACGGACGTTCCACCAGTAGGCTGGTTTGGGATGCACGTTCTCTCAAGGATGGATCAGCGTGTACAGATAAACCCAGCTTGTATTTATGGCTCTAATATTTAG
- the LOC136197804 gene encoding uncharacterized protein — MEYGYLSTASRHESFSCLWGITILDDQMCVADHGQQCIWKVDLSSQELSTHAGIPSRSGHQDGTLNSATFSKPGGIASSGSCLFVADYANCRIRKLSGDTVSTLAGNGSCGERDGVGLTEAQFNHPLGIVALQDGSVLVSSHGGHAIRRIEVDGRVTTLAGSAGQPGNIDGHCAEAKFNSPNQLAVGPDGSVYVADQLNGAIRKIKNHHVSTVCKNLNQPYSVAVDDDGNVYFSDRLRRIYKLASSSSEKEILCGSGEAASIDGKGQLASLKDPRHLFFDSKSGYLYFTEPKAVRRVRVAPPSFEAAKAAPPAFNDAGLSHDLAQLIDNEEIVSADKAVFLVQGKHVTVTAKSVLCIRSDYFNRMFSSNWKSSETESNPISIKDATYESFYAIISFLLTGCLDVQKYSSNMPDILILADRFLISTLRDFCMAYLAKTVSTATAIDYLSLADNYGFRDLREKCLQFVAIHYKVLCQDEKFESLGVKLLAEIIRLIGK; from the exons ATGGAAT ACGGATATCTCTCGACTGCGTCACGTCACGAGTCGTTCTCGTGCTTGTGGGGAATCACGATTTTAGACGATCAAATGTGTGTCGCAGATCACGGTCAACAATGCATATGGAAAGTTGATCTTTCCTCTCAGGAACTCTCGACCCATGCTGGGATTCCCAGCCGATCCGGTCACCAAGATGGTACTTTGAACTCGGCGACATTTTCCAAACCAGGAGGCATTGCCTCGTCCGGCTCTTGTCTCTTTGTTGCTGACTACGCCAACTGTCGCATTCGAAAG CTGAGTGGTGACACCGTCTCTACATTAGCTGGCAATGGGAGCTGTGGAGAACGAGATGGAGTAGGCCTTACTGAAGCTCAATTCAATCACCCATTGGGGATTGTGGCACTACAAGATGGCAGTGTCTTAGTGTCTTCTCATGGCGGACATGCAATACGTCGAATTGAGGTTGATGGACGCGTAACAACGCTAGCAGGCTCCGCAGGCCAACCAGGCAACATTGATGGTCACTGTGCTGAAGCCAAATTTAATAGCCCAAATCAATTAGCCGTGGGACCAGACGGCTCTGTGTATGTGGCTGACCAATTAAATGGTGCTATCAGAAAGATTAAAAACCACCACGTTTCAACCGTTTGTAAAAATCTCAACCAACCTTATAGTGTGGCTGttgacgatgacggaaaTGTCTACTTCTCTGATCGCTTGCGTAGAATCTACAAGCTGGCATCATCATCaagtgaaaaagaaattctctgCGGATCAGGTGAAGCAGCGTCTATAGATGGCAAAGGCCAATTAGCGTCATTGAAAGATCCTCGTCATTTGTTTTTCGATTCCAAGTCGGGGTACCTTTACTTTACTGAGCCGAAGGCCGTTCGTAGAGTGAGAGTGGCACCTCCTTCCTTCGAGGCAGCAAAAGCAGCCCCTCCTGCATTTAATGACGCCGGACTTTCACATGATCTTGCGCAATTGAtcgacaacgaagaaatcgtttctgcAGATAAAGCCGTATTCTTAGTTCAAGGAAAGcacgtcaccgtcaccgcTAAATCGGTTCTTTGCATTCGAAGTGATTACTTCAACAGGATGTTCTCGTCAAATTGGAAATCTTCCGAGACCGAATCCAATCCAATTTCTATCAAAGATGCTACCTATGAATCGTTCTACGCaattatttcatttcttctcacTGGCTGCTTGGACGTACAGAAATACAGCAGCAACATGCCGGATATATTGATATTGGCtgatcgttttctcatttCCACTCTGCGTGATTTTTGCATGGCCTATTTGGCAAAGACCGTTtcgactgcaacggctaTTGATTATCTGTCTCTTGCTGATAATTACGGCTTTAGAGATTTGAGAGAGAAATGCCTGCAATTTGTCGCGATTCACTACAAAGTACTTTGCCAAGATGAAAAGTTTGAGAGTCTTGGCGTCAAGTTATTAGCAGAAATAATCAGACTCATTGGCAAATAA
- the LOC136197799 gene encoding uncharacterized protein yields MYARRSGEKARIVAHAVSDGTDLSRDLCTKFICSPMASSLADLCTRSLCRTDYEISSFPFPSIAERILLHSSSPRRLPLPVANALFEGLAQRGKLTERILRLFLNRDRAMVTSLPLIGLRSIPRDDGETTFVRRLQQQAFLCRVDVSFSHCVGELSVSLVSTFADTCKDTLLSFSASHVTGDLGISRLKDFTRLRHVDLSYTSATPSDINAVCGSLCQLRHLDVSGTDVSWYHVFGSARGLDQLEYLGMSDLVFLTLDEWTLVSQPYFSTRWITNFFLVTTRLSTLDISGVICKGLPSDKSILSAAFHEIVTGARSLTHLETSFPKLPEVVAGLQLGNLFDQMKYLAYYGVVTSIPDILLNAGCPRFFCSTSSRPHHSRAIDVNNVDFVTLALKGGPSFGMTALGIPRLFYRCALSSDAADRRDLLRRVMSAAVAVARFKLFRITGTFKSNAETFLIYVIYLRTAHRTHCLLCSKPLPRRGCCFRPRPVRRYAFADDFSDSSIKELWDQMVESCLEAALNQPAVFRRDSNDRILSALCAALFVTLPRPPLRFAALTFFLNALTGKETGVTRRLSTCRNCADDGTPVSVALKSIFESLSDQERRGLALEKNWLAPVCNHVEAICTELGTSLLVADRTFLSRIPLLNRDSRLFLDILYYMSRDLPDVQRHLVQDSNLLTLLPLYSSPPVHHHRPEVERLDAASSLRVLIILAENESLRHRLLSTSSLQMLLEFHPCFETSYLTCLLLLCDDAPWPADVLSKDAMAYRMITLRGDMLTSSLVEDTQRCRYSSNTVARLQDMAGRKDVPPPVGWFGMYVLSRMDQRVQINPASI; encoded by the coding sequence ATGTACGCTCGCCGAAGCGGCGAGAAGGCGCGCATTGTAGCGCACGCTGTGAGTGACGGGACGGATCTTAGCAGGGATCTCTGTACCAAGTTCATCTGTTCTCCAATGGCATCAAGTCTTGCCGATTTGTGCACGAGAAGCCTTTGCCGAACGGACTACGAGATCTCCTCGTTTCCATTTCCATCGATCGCCGAGAGAATCCTTctccactcgtcgtcgccgcgtcgactgCCTCTTCCGGTCGCCAACGCGCTCTTCGAAGGCTTGGCGCAACGAGGAAAACTGACGGAGAGAattcttcgccttttcctcaatcgcgatcgagcaatggtgacgtcacttcctcTCATTGGTCTCCGATCGATTCCTCGTGATGACGGAGAGACGACTTTCGTGCGTCGTCTTCAACAGCAAGCGTTCCTATgtcgcgtcgacgtatcGTTCAGTCATTGCGTCGGCGAACTTTCGGTTTCGCTTGTGAGCACCTTTGCCGACACGTGCAAAGACAcgttgctttcgttttcggctagtcacgtgaccggAGATCTTGGTATTTCGCGACTGAAAGACTTCACGCGATTGCGTCACGTCGATCTTAGCTacacgtcggcgacgccgagcgACATCAACGCCGTGTGCGGCTCCTTGTGTCAGTTGCGTCATCTCGACGTATCCGGCACTGACGTTAGTTGGTATCACGTCTTTGGTTCGGCACGAGGACTCGATCAATTGGAGTACCTTGGCATGAGCGATTTGGTATTTTTGACATTAGACGAGTGGACGCTTGTCTCACAACCCTACTTCAGCACTCGATGGATaaccaatttctttttggtTACCACTAGGTTGTCTACACTCGACATTTCAGGAGTTATATGTAAGGGATTGCCATCAGACAAGTCTATTCTTTCAGCTGCATTTCATGAAATTGTCACTGGGGCACGGTCATTGACTCATCTCGAAACGAGTTTTCCAAAACTCCCTGAAGTTGTAGCTGGATTGCAGCTCGGCAATCTATTTGACCAAATGAAGTATTTGGCTTATTATGGCGTCGTCACATCAATTCCAGATATTCTTTTGAACGCTGGGTGTCCTCGCTTTTTCTGCAGTACATCTTCTCGGCCACATCATTCAAGAGCGATAGACGTGAATAACGTCGATTTTGTGACGCTGGCTCTGAAAGGCGGACCGTCCTTTGGGATGACTGCTCTGGGAATTCCGCGGTTATTTTATCGATGCGCGTTGTCATCGGATGCAGCCGATCGTCGTGACCTTCTTCGGCGCGTTATGTCGgccgctgtcgccgtcgcccgcTTCAAACTATTTCGCATCACCGGCACGTTCAAGTCCAACGCCGAGACGTTTTTGATATACGTTATTTATCTGAGAACAGCGCACAGGACGCATTGTCTCTTATGTTCAAAACCGTTGCCGAGACGCGGCTGTTGCTTTCGACCCAGACCGGTTCGTCGCTACGCCTTTGCCGATGATTTTTCTGATTCATCGATAAAGGAGCTGTGGGATCAGATGGTTGAATCCTGTTTAGAAGCGGCTCTCAATCAACCTGCCGTTTTTCGACGCGACAGCAATGATCGAATTCTGTCTGCATTGTGCGCTGCGCTTTTCGTTACTCTTCCTCGACCTCCGCTTCGGTTCGCTGccttgacgttttttctgaACGCGCTAACTGGAAAGGAAACTGGAGTTACGAGACGTCTTTCCACTTGCAGAAACTGCGCTGATGACGGCACGCCTGTGTCGGTGGCACTAAAGTCGATTTTTGAGTCTCTTTCCGACCAAGAGCGTCGTGGGCTTGCGCTAGAAAAGAACTGGCTTGCTCCGGTGTGCAATCACGTGGAGGCGATATGCACGGAACTGGGAACGTCATTGCTGGTTGCAGATCGAACATTTCTTTCTAGAATTCCTCTTCTCAATCGTGACAGTCGCCTTTTCTTGGACATCCTCTACTACATGTCCCGTGATCTGCCGGATGTGCAGCGGCATTTGGTTCAAGACAGTAATCTGTTGACACTTCTGCCATTGTATTCATCGCCACCGGTGCACCACCACCGTCCAGAAGTGGAAAGATTAGATGCCGCGTCATCTCTGAGGGTACTGATTATTCTAGCTGAGAACGAGTCTCTGAGACATCGTCtgctttcgacgtcatcgttgcaGATGCTCCTTGAATTTCATCCCTGTTTTGAGACCAGCTATCTTACTTGTCTACTTCTGCTGTGTGACGACGCTCCTTGGCCGGCGGATGTGCTCTCTAAAGACGCAATGGCTTACAGAATGATTACATTGCGCGGCGACATGTTGACATCTTCTTTAGTAGAGGACACTCAGCGCTGCAGGTATTCAAGCAATACTGTTGCACGTCTACAAGATATGGCTGGACGAAAGGACGTTCCACCCCCAGTAGGCTGGTTTGGGATGTACGTTCTCTCAAGGATGGATCAGCGTGTACAGATAAACCCAGCTTCTATTTAG
- the LOC136197800 gene encoding uncharacterized protein: MASSLADLCTRSLCRTDYEISSFPFPSIAERILLHSSSPRRLPLPVANALFEGLAQRGKLTERILRLLLDRDRAIVTSLPLIGLRSIPHDDGETTFARRLRQQAFLCRVDVSFSHCVGELSVSLVSAFADTCKDTLLSFSASHVTGDLGISRLKDFTRLRHVDLSYTSATPSDIDAVCGSLSQLRHLNVSGTGVSWSQVFASARGLNKLEYLGMSNLDFLTLDEWTLASQPYFSSQRITDFFSIFTRLSALDISGVRLKGLPLLVNAEAFLSATFREIVTGAQSLTHLETSFPELSEVVAELQVGNLFDQMKYLAYYGSVISIPGILLNAGCPRFFCSQVLSSGPYNSRAICENNVDFVTLALKGGPSFGMTALRIPWFFDRCASSLDAADRRDLLRRVMSAAVAVARFKLFRIAGTFESNAETFLMNVIDLRTAHKTHCLSCSKPLFRPRRGCCILPGTVRRHRRYAFAGDFSDSLIKGLWDQMIESCLEAALNQPAVFRRDSNDQILSALCAALFVTLPRPPLRFAALTFFLIALTGKETGTRRLSTCRKCADDGTPMSVALKSIFESLSDKERCGLALEKIWLAPVCNHVEAICTELVTSLLVAVDQVSLSRIPLLHRDSRLFFDILYYMSRDLPDLQRRLVQDSNLLTLLEYHRPEAERLDAASSLRLLIILAENESLRYRLLSKSSLQMLLECHPCFETSYLTCLLLLCDDAHWPADVLSKDATAYRMITLRGDMLTSSLAEDTQRYRYSSNTVALLQDMARRTDVPPPVGWFGMHVLSRIDQRVQINPACI; encoded by the coding sequence ATGGCATCAAGTCTTGCCGATTTGTGCACGAGAAGCCTTTGCCGAACGGACTACGAGATCTCCTCGTTTCCATTTCCATCGATCGCCGAGAGAATCCTTctccactcgtcgtcgccgcgtcgactgCCTCTTCCGGTCGCCAACGCGCTCTTCGAAGGCTTGGCGCAACGAGGAAAACTGACGGAGAGAattcttcgccttctcctcgatcgagatcgagcgatcgtgacgtcacttcctcTCATTGGTCTCCGATCGATTCCTCATGATGACGGAGAGACGACTTtcgcgcgtcgtcttcgacagcAAGCGTTCCTATgtcgcgtcgacgtatcGTTCAGTCATTGCGTCGGCGAACTTTCCGTGTCGCTTGTGAGCGCCTTTGCCGACACGTGCAAAGACAcgttgctttcgttttcggctagtcacgtgaccggAGATCTTGGCATTTCGCGACTGAAAGACTTTACGCGATTGCGTCACGTCGATCTTAGCTACACGTCGGCAACGCCGAGCGACATCGACGCCGTGTGCGGATCTTTGTCTCAGTTACGTCATCTCAACGTATCCGGCACGGGTGTTAGTTGGTCTCAAGTCTTTGCTTCAGCACGAGGACTCAATAAATTGGAGTACCTTGGCATGAGCAATTTGGATTTTTTGACATTAGACGAGTGGACATTAGCCTCTCAACCCTACTTCAGCAGTCAACGGATAACCGATTTCTTTTCCATCTTCACTAGGTTGTCGGCGCTAGACATTTCGGGAGTTAGATTGAAGGGATTGCCATTATTGGTAAACGCCGAGGCTTTTCTTTCGGCTACGTTTCGTGAAATTGTCACTGGGGCCCAGTCATTGACTCATCTCGAAACGAGTTTTCCAGAACTCTCTGAAGTTGTAGCTGAATTGCAGGTCGGCAATCTATTTGACCAAATGAAGTATTTGGCTTATTATGGCAGCGTCATATCGATTCCGGGTATTCTTTTGAACGCTGGGTGTCCTCGCTTTTTCTGCAGTCAAGTTTTATCTTCTGGGCCGTATAATTCAAGAGCGATATGCGAGAATAACGTCGATTTTGTGACGCTGGCTCTGAAAGGCGGACCGTCCTTTGGGATGACTGCTCTGAGAATTCCGTGGTTCTTCGATCGATGCGCGTCGTCATTGGATGCAGCCGATCGTCGTGACCTTCTTCGGCGCGTTATGTCGgccgctgtcgccgtcgcccgcTTCAAACTATTTCGCATCGCCGGCACGTTCGAGTCCAACGCCGAGACGTTTTTGATGAACGTTATTGATCTGAGAACAGCGCACAAGACGCATTGTCTCTCATGTTCAAAACCGTTGTTTAGGCCGAGACGCGGCTGTTGCATTCTACCCGGAACGGTTCGTCGGCATCGTCGCTACGCCTTTGCCGGTGATTTTTCTGATTCGTTGATAAAGGGGCTGTGGGATCAGATGATTGAATCCTGTTTAGAAGCGGCTCTCAATCAACCTGCCGTTTTTCGACGCGACAGCAATGATCAAATCCTGTCCGCATTGTGCGCTGCGCTTTTCGTTACTCTTCCTCGACCTCCGCTTCGGTTCGCTGccttgacgttttttctgaTCGCGCTAACTGGAAAGGAAACTGGAACGCGACGTCTTTCCACTTGCAGAAAATGCGCTGATGACGGCACGCCTATGTCGGTGGCACTAAAGTCGATTTTTGAGTCTCTTTCCGACAAAGAGCGTTGTGGGCTTGCGCTAGAAAAGATCTGGCTTGCTCCGGTGTGCAATCATGTGGAGGCGATATGCACGGAACTGGTAACATCATTGCTGGTTGCTGTAGATCAAGTATCTCTTTCTAGAATTCCTCTTCTCCATCGTGACAGTCGCCTTTTCTTCGACATCCTCTACTACATGTCCCGCGATCTGCCGGATCTGCAGCGGCGTTTGGTTCAAGACAGTAATCTGTTGACACTTCTGGAGTACCACCGTCCAGAAGCGGAAAGATTAGATGCTGCATCGTCTCTGAGGCTGCTGATTATTCTAGCTGAGAACGAGTCTCTGAGATATCGTCTGCTTTCGAAGTCATCGTTGCAGATGCTCCTTGAATGCCATCCCTGTTTCGAGACCAGCTATCTTACTTGTCTACTTCTGCTGTGTGACGACGCTCATTGGCCGGCGGATGTGCTCTCTAAAGACGCAACGGCTTACAGAATGATTACATTGCGTGGCGACATGTTGACATCTTCTTTAGCCGAGGACACTCAGCGCTACAGGTATTCAAGCAATACTGTTGCACTTCTACAAGATATGGCTCGACGAACGGACGTTCCACCCCCAGTAGGCTGGTTTGGGATGCACGTTCTCTCAAGGATAGATCAGCGTGTACAGATAAACCCAGCTTGTATTTAG